In Aquabacterium sp. OR-4, the DNA window GCCCTGAAGCACACCCCGCCCGAGGGCGCGGTGGAACTGCTGGTGCGGCGCCAGTTGCCGCAGCCGCAGCCGCTGCCGCTGCCGCTGCCGCTGCCGGGCCAGCGCGCGGCCAATGTCGATATCGATGCCGCTACCGCTGCCGCCCAGGCCCCGCTCGGCTGGGCCGTGCTGGCGGTGCGCGACCGCGGCCCCGGCGTGGCCCCCGCCTGGCGCGAGCGCATCTTCGAGGTTTTTCAGCGCGGCGCCGAGGCCATGCCCGGCGCGCCCGCGCCCCTGCCCAGCCGCGGCGCCGGCGTGGGCCTGGCGGTGTGCCGGGCCATCGCCCGCGCGCATGGTGGCGAGCTGCGCCTGCGCGCCCGCGGCCATGGCGGCAGCAGCTTCGAATGCTGGCTGCCGCTGCGCGAAGCGCCGGCGCCGGCGCCGGAGGCCGGTGAATGAGCCTGCGCGTGCTGCTGGTGGAGGATGACCGCGCGCTGCGCGCCACCTTGCGCGCCGCGCTGGTGGTGGAAGGCTACGAGGTGCTCACCGCGGCCAGCCTGTCGGAAGGCCTGGCCCTGGTGGCGCATGCCGCGCGGCCCGGCGAGGCCGGCCCCGGGCTCGACCTGCTGCTGCTGGACCTGGGCCTGCCCGATGGCGATGGCGAGACCCTGCTGCAAAGCCTGCGCCGGCGCCACGGCCTGCCGGTGCTGGTGATCTCGGCGCGCGAGGCCGAGGGCCAGAAGATCCGCCTGCTCGATGCCGGCGCCGACGACTACCTGGTCAAGCCCTTCGGCGTGGCCGAGCTGCTGGCGCGCATGCGCGTGGCGCTGCGCCACCGCGGCACCACGGTGGCGGCGGCCATCACCCACTGGCAGCACGAGGGCGTGAGCATCGATCTGGCCGATTCGCGCGTGCTGCGCCAGGGCCAGCCGGTGCACCTCACGCCCACCGAGTTCAAGCTGCTGGCCCGCCTGGTGCGCAGCGCCGGACGCATCGTCACCCACCGCCAACTGCTGGCCGATGTGTGGGGCCCCGAGTACCTGGCGCACACCCA includes these proteins:
- a CDS encoding response regulator encodes the protein MSLRVLLVEDDRALRATLRAALVVEGYEVLTAASLSEGLALVAHAARPGEAGPGLDLLLLDLGLPDGDGETLLQSLRRRHGLPVLVISAREAEGQKIRLLDAGADDYLVKPFGVAELLARMRVALRHRGTTVAAAITHWQHEGVSIDLADSRVLRQGQPVHLTPTEFKLLARLVRSAGRIVTHRQLLADVWGPEYLAHTHYLRLYMGQLRAKLETVPAEPRLLLTEPGVGYRCVEGQ